The Quercus lobata isolate SW786 chromosome 4, ValleyOak3.0 Primary Assembly, whole genome shotgun sequence genome segment atataaaatacataagcttatatataaaatttttattataaataatatatttagcATTAATCATTATGTTTTATAGTTGAAAGAAACTTAGCCATTCTTGATATAACCAATatggattaatattttaattttaatttttttatatgttttattattctatatttttataatataaaattatttttaaaaattattttatttcattccatttttAATCAAGATTGGTTATTTGTACAAAATGTGACAATTCATGTTTGCGGGTCGGGTTCGTGTTTTGTCGAGCCATGAGTATTAGGTTATATGGGTTGACCTGAACCCGACCTATTTAATAAATGTGTCAGGAATCCTCAACCCGAACACAACCTGTTTATGAAACAGGCCAACCCGACCTGACACTTTTAACTCatttaattaacaagtcatgtAAAAGTCAATGCAAATGGGCCGTTTTTAATAATCTAGGAGAGTAATAGTCCTAGTAATTATAgaattaatgtatttttttttctcattttcatttattttaattgtacagggtaaaaaccaaaaaactctCTCGAGTTGGGCCcttaaccaaatttttttttttttggtaaagataGGGTTAAAAAGCTAACTTTGAAATAGTGTAAAGGAACTTAGAATAAAAATACTTAAAGGCTAAGagatttgaaaaatgaataatactCTTCTTTTATAAAATCTCATCGGTTTGTCTGAGGAAGACTACTTATACTCGAGGGTGATCACAAGAATCTATCTCTAGACTTAATCTTCAAGTGTTTATAATATTCAAGTATAGGATGATAATATTCAAGTGTTTATTACAATAATCTATCTctagacttaatttttttttttccatctcttAATATAATATATCTTTTCCCATTTACAGGTCGATCACTGCCATCTCAGCCGTCCACTTGTAGGGTGGATGGTTCTTCAAGtgggatacttgtcccatcttCCCTTTCCCCTCCTTTTAAGAGTAAGATGCGAAGGTAACAGGCTGTCAAAACACTGTTCAGGAGAGTCATTTAACcttatgtaaagttgtgatttacaactattttgtgttggctttaattctgtgtcaaattctattgtaattttgttcaatcttatgtaccctgtattttTTGTGAGATTTCTTAGTATGGGTTGCGCGTGAGAAAGAGTGTAAAGACTCAAGACATCATTGAAGCCATGTGCTCAACACATGattggaatgtgaagagtcatgACAGATGGTGACAGCTGGTTTTCGCGAGTATTTCGCTGGTAAGGCCTTCTTGCGAGATACTCACGAAATATtctgttttgctattttgtcatatctgatacacCATATCTCTAcctacactatttatacccacattacccacatattAGAGGAGTgttttttcagagagaaaactctAGCCATAAcgcttgagagttagagattgtcatacccacaatcctctacacaatccattgtggttttcctcaactcgtacctctccatatccaaatccttgagaggttgatagcccaaacacttaccacacccattttGAGtataaagtgaggttttggagctactgggaagtattggaagaagccatttgtttagtggatgcaatcgggctgaattgcgtgatccggagagctagaaaAGACAAGGCTTCGTTAAGTAAGTTAgcagcaggagcttggagggcacaagtacatggggtagactaagCTAGGaaggtcttttgttattcgtgtactccaactcattctctagtagatcgatttaccgcttggagggcagcagaGTGAtttttcgtcgagttcttcggtttcctcttcgataacacatcagcgtgttatcttgtgtttgcattcttcttccctattCTTTTAGCTTCATTTTACTGATTGATAtatgatgaatatggcttagagtagtttattgtttgttcgctcgcatttactctattccgcacttaatttaagttagagtaaaattaaCCGAGCCgtagttgtaatttgggggtctaaacagctcttatGTTTTCACATGAATTCAAGTTTTCACCATAAATGCGGCATGATAAGTTggtgcagtgcatttaatgtgaagGAGATGGTTACTTTCTAAGTAAGCTTCCTCCAACCTTCACTTGGGGAAATTATTGTTCCTCAGCCAGATAGTATCCTAGGTATAGCCTAATAGCCTTCATTTGCCTATTTACATTTTTAAGCCTGTCCTCTTCCTCGACACAGGCTTTTGGTTCAAACCTTCCTCGGGTTGGTCTTATCGGAATTTTAGATGATGATTTGTTTTCAGACAAGTCTTCTCTAAGCTAATTCCCTTGACCTCTGGGCCAAAATGCTTGGATTGAGCCCATTCCCTTTCCTTAATACATAATTGGGACCCTTTGGGCTCAACTTAGGCCCAATCCTCTTTGATTTTTCCTTCCCTCCCCCCACACACacattaataatttcatttgcTTCTCAATAATGCACttaaagttttggttttttttttttttgataatcaaaagGGAGGGGGGGCGGGGGCGATCATATGTGACTTACCCCCCAATGAGTGACCTAATAGGGGCACCCCCCGCTAGGAAATGTTGGATTGAGTCATAACTACTGTGACCGGGGCGCCACAGATCTCACCCTAGCACTCCAAGAGAGCCAGAGTGTGGGGCGCAATGCATGCCATgaaaatcccccccccccaccccataTGGTACTCGTCACGACTCGAACAAGTTTATAATTTGAAGACTTCATTAGTTATATTGGAAGTTTTTTGGCCCTAGCCTTTAGACCAATGTTGATGTTGGTAGTTAGGTGTCACTTAACTAAATTTAGACCAAGCCTAGATCTCACCATGTTGCACTTGGCCTTAGTATGGTCAAAACCCATGGCAACAACTCAACAATAAGGGCAACGGATTTTGAACAATGGAATTTGCCCACCTCCATATAgttacattattattttttttaatgagtaattttaatcaaaataacaaactatcatattattagatttttatattggtcattataaattattttatttttataggattTTGGACTAATTGTTCCTGAAGTTATGACAGAAATATGGTACAAGTTAATTTAAGGCTGAAAAAATTGAGTATGTTGATaacataatcaaaatttttttttcatactccCTATTTTATAGTCTTGAGAActaaaattatttgttcttatctacGTTATCTATTATAAATAGAAGAAGTTATctatttccataaaaaataaaataaaaattatttgtttcaccaaaaaaaatgtagtttctTAGATAAAGCATGACCCACGTAATAGCCTGAAGatcatttttctcttcaatCGTTGGCAATCTTCATTTTAAAATAGATGTCTATCAAAAACTAATATttatcccattaaaaaaaaactaatatcttaaaaaaaataaaaaataaaaactgtgtAACCGAAGGTTTGAAATTCTCTTTTATCTGTAATACCCAAATCTTAGATATATTTTGGCgcgtattctaaaaaaaatatatatatatattttggcgCCGGCGCGAAATATTGATTTGCCTCGGCACTCTTTAACTGTCTCTGTTGCTTTCACTTCTCTTTTGTCTCTTTTCCCTATCTGTCTTTCACTTCTCTATCGCAAGGAGGAACTAATTTTTCAAaaggtttgtaattttttcatcCATTTTTGTCCTCTTTCTAATGTCATAGATTGTACAGAGGTAGTCAAAGTATGCTAATATTAAGATAGTTGGGTCTAGCCTTACTCTGTATACTTGGCTTAGTCAAATaaaagtttctattttttttatttaaaaaaagacttattttaatGAAGGTGGTAAGGTGTTTTCGGTTAAACATTGTTTGTATGCCATTTTGATTTATATGCTTTACATCTACTCATTTAAGTCTCTTGGTCTTGATGTCAATCACGAGAAATTGGCTTATAGATGTAATTATGTATGGGTTTGATGAATAAAGAAGATTCGGTCAATgcaataaagtaaaattttaaaaaaactataactACACAAGGAAAATCCTTCACACTCTCTAATCTTACTGCTAGCATTTGCTAAGTTATTTCTTTCACCAGCCCGCATGAAAACTTGCTGTGTACACAAAAACCATGATTAGTATCAGTTCTATGTAACCCCACAATACCAATTATCTGAAAAAGCATTCTTATAGGGTGATAAATTATTTGTTAGGTTTGCATTATTGCTATACATTCCTTGTTGGATATATGTATAATGAATATGTGATTTGTGTTGATAATTATCTATATTGATATTTTTCCAAATAGATATGGGAAAGAAACGGATTCGTATATTTAATGCTGAAATTGAGCCACAGCCACAAGACCCATCACATGGGTCATTAGGGCCTAATCAGTCACAAGACACACTACCTCTTGATCAATCACTTGGCCCATCAGCTAATCGTTCAAGTGCCCTATTAGTGCCTCAACCTCAAGCAAATGATAATTCAGATGAGGAATCTACAAATATAGATGTTCAAATTACAGGtattatgaaattaaataaatatttttaattgtagtCATTTTTTCACaagaaaatcttaattaaaagtATGCTTTTGTTGTTGAccacattttttgtttttttgttttttttttgttttttgtataaatAGATCGTGCAGGTGTACGTAGCACACGTGGGATAACACGTATGTCTGAGATATGGAATTTAACTGATGGGAAAAAGGTTGAGTTGTCTTTTAATGGTTGTTTTCAGCCAGTTGAACGTGAAGGTATTATTTTTAATCGATTTGTGGGCACTGTTGCAAGAAAGCCAAATTTATGTCCAATTAGTTATCTTAATTGGCGTAAAGTACCTAATGACTACAAAGAAAAAAGTTGGACTATTATTGAGGTATTAAAATTCTAGTACCAAAAGCTatatttatttctaaaattttaaatgtttctTTCATGTggttacattttattttttttattattttttttttggtatttgtgaTTCAGTCAAAATTTCACATTTCCAAaaatgaggaagaaagaaagatcaTCAAACGTCAGACTTTAAAGGGTTTGGGTGAAAAGTGGAGGAATTGGAAGTGCGCCTTGAAAGCAAAGCATTATGATGAGTCAAAAACTGCGGCAGGGATAGTAGCTGAGGCCCCAAGTACAGTGAATCGCCAAGATTTTGCTACACTTGTAAACTTTTGGTTTAGTAGAGATGGACAGGTATAAATAACATTATCTTATACATTATGGCATCTAATGCTTTGGTAGAACACTTATTCATAAATATCAATGAAAGAAAAGTGaattaactttaattttaatcaaTGTGTTTTTATGTTGAATGTAGGAACGTAGTAAGGCTGGTAAGAAAGccagtaaaaagaaaaaagatgtacACACTGCGGGATCAAAATCTTATGCACAACATGCCTTTGATATGGTAATTACAAAGTTAGTACTTGGAAATAGTTTGTGTATTTGCTTACATTCATTTGCatccattaaaataattaatatatttgtgATGCAGTTCAAAAAAGATGGGGTTGCACCAAATCGAGGGAAGCTATATGTAAAGCTTCACAAAAAAAAGGATGGGATGCCAGTTAATGAGGATGCAAGTGAGAAAATTGTATGTGtcatcatatttttttagtataagaacTTTATTTCTACCATTCtccacttttttaaaaaaacaaaatttataattattatcctGATTCTTAGGACAAACTGAAAGAGTTAATGAGTCAAGAAGCTAGTGACTTGCCTGAAGGTGCAAATGGAAGTATAGCATGGTCTTCCACAGATGCGTTTTCTAAGGTAATGGGTAAAGAGAAACATGGTCGTGTGCGGGGTTTAGGATTCGGGCCAACTCCTTCTAACCAAAGTGGCTCAAAAAATAGCTGTTATGGAGGGATGAGGATAACTAGTGAAGAAGAGAGGTTGAAAGATGATAAGATACGTCGCTTGACAGATAAAGTATCAACCTTAGAAGATAAGTTGGCAATGGTTATGCAGCATATTCAACTCCCTGCTAATGCTGATTTACAGGTTATAAATATGTGATATATTCTTTATGCTTTACATGTTTTGTTATGATTactaaattatgttattttatatctttatattattgttttactTCATAATTTAGGATAAAGATGTGGCTAGTGGTTCCCCTCATCAACAATCTCCATGGCATTCCTTTGCTACAATTGATGAAATGGAAAACTGaagtaagttttattttattttattttattgtatttcttTCTAATTGATAATtgatcaactttttttttttcaattttttaatttttgatttacGATTCTCACCAGAAAGAAAACCActtgatattttcaaatgttATTCAATAGAAGTATTGTAAATGGCAACATACTTTGTCTAATGGAGATATATTGTTTCTAATATTACAGGAAAGATGACAATATATTGGAGAACTAATGAGGTAGCATTGGAGCAATAAAGAGGAAGCATATTTCACTGTTGTAGTGATTCCTGGGGATTAATGCTTTCAAAGGAGAATATTATGGCCTTTGTTTTTATTGTCACTTGCCTAATTAGTTTATGTTTGCTTGGGTACCAAActatattgtttttattgttatGTGTCTAGATcgctatttattttggattttaaacaatattattttctGCAATTACTTTGTCCATGTGAGTTTTTAAATTCTGaatttgaaacaatattttcttaGCTATCACGACTAACCTGACTTATTATAGGAGCAAgtttatgtcattttattttcaaattttttattagactAATACATAAATAGCATTATACGTGGTCCAATAGGTTGGAATTTATGATTTTCGTCTTTAGTTGGTTTCATCATGaaattgtttctaaaaaaatgaaattaacatATGGGTCTGATTGATCctaatacataaaaattatttgtttcaccaaaaaaaaaaaaaattaaattgtttagataaAATGACACCCACATAAGCAAGAAGATTAATTAGTTCTTCAAAAGTTGGCAAACTTCTTTTGGAAATAGAAGCCAAAAGCTAATATttaagtattgtgaaaataaggAGAGAGCACCCT includes the following:
- the LOC115984740 gene encoding uncharacterized protein LOC115984740; this encodes MGKKRIRIFNAEIEPQPQDPSHGSLGPNQSQDTLPLDQSLGPSANRSSALLVPQPQANDNSDEESTNIDVQITDRAGVRSTRGITRMSEIWNLTDGKKVELSFNGCFQPVEREGIIFNRFVGTVARKPNLCPISYLNWRKVPNDYKEKSWTIIESKFHISKNEEERKIIKRQTLKGLGEKWRNWKCALKAKHYDESKTAAGIVAEAPSTVNRQDFATLVNFWFSRDGQERSKAGKKASKKKKDVHTAGSKSYAQHAFDMFKKDGVAPNRGKLYVKLHKKKDGMPVNEDASEKIDKLKELMSQEASDLPEGANGSIAWSSTDAFSKVMGKEKHGRVRGLGFGPTPSNQSGSKNSCYGGMRITSEEERLKDDKIRRLTDKVSTLEDKLAMVMQHIQLPANADLQVINM